From one Caldichromatium japonicum genomic stretch:
- a CDS encoding aminoglycoside phosphotransferase family protein, which yields MTQGAIGPALMGQEDVKERDALLRSWLIEVLGEKPLALSPASADASFRRYWRVQVGNRTWIAMDAPPGREDCGRYVRLARLLRAYGVQTPEVHAEDLSRGFLLISDLGDQVYLSALNDATADRLYGDALETLLLIQTRLPQAGLPEYDAPFLQRELGLFRTWLVEGLLGLELMRPEYRQWEGVEALLIANALEQPRVFVHRDYHSRNLMLTERENPGVLDFQDAVSGPLTYDLVSLLRDCYIAWDPERVWGWALDHYDRLCSCGRLVGVDEQRFRRWFDLMGAQRHLKAAGIFARLSLRDGKHGYLADIPRTLGYVIAVCGRHPELAAFGEWLQGRILPALAHLVPVRRPDMDIN from the coding sequence ATGACCCAAGGTGCGATAGGCCCTGCCCTGATGGGGCAGGAGGATGTCAAAGAACGCGATGCGCTGTTGCGGTCTTGGTTGATCGAGGTGCTGGGGGAGAAGCCCTTGGCGCTCAGCCCCGCCTCAGCGGACGCGAGTTTCCGCCGCTATTGGCGGGTGCAGGTAGGCAATCGGACCTGGATCGCCATGGATGCCCCACCTGGGCGTGAGGACTGCGGGCGCTATGTCAGGCTTGCGCGCCTGCTGCGCGCCTACGGGGTCCAGACCCCAGAGGTCCATGCCGAGGACCTCTCCCGAGGGTTTTTGTTGATCTCGGATCTGGGGGATCAGGTCTATCTGAGCGCATTGAACGATGCCACCGCCGACCGGCTCTATGGTGATGCCCTGGAGACACTGCTGTTGATTCAGACCCGGCTTCCGCAAGCCGGCCTTCCCGAATACGACGCCCCTTTTTTGCAGCGCGAGCTTGGGCTATTTCGCACCTGGCTGGTCGAGGGGCTGCTGGGCCTGGAACTCATGAGGCCTGAGTACCGGCAATGGGAAGGGGTCGAGGCCCTCCTGATCGCCAACGCCCTGGAGCAGCCGCGGGTCTTCGTCCATCGCGACTATCACTCGCGCAACCTGATGTTGACCGAGCGCGAAAACCCCGGGGTCTTGGACTTCCAGGATGCGGTCTCAGGCCCGTTGACCTATGACCTGGTCTCGCTCCTGCGCGATTGCTATATTGCCTGGGACCCCGAGCGCGTCTGGGGCTGGGCCCTGGATCACTATGATCGGCTATGCAGCTGCGGTCGGCTTGTAGGCGTCGATGAACAGCGCTTTCGTCGTTGGTTTGACCTCATGGGCGCCCAACGCCACCTCAAGGCCGCTGGCATCTTTGCGCGCCTGAGCCTGCGCGATGGCAAACACGGCTATCTTGCCGACATCCCGCGCACCCTGGGCTATGTCATCGCGGTGTGCGGGCGTCATCCCGAGCTTGCCGCATTCGGCGAATGGTTGCAGGGGCGCATCCTGCCGGCGCTCGCCCATCTCGTCCCTGTCCGGCGACCGGATATGGATATCAATTGA
- a CDS encoding VWA domain-containing protein, which produces MLIDVSGSMRQTDPRNLRAPAVQLFNELIPAGAIAGVWLFAEQTEVLAPPGAVDDEWRKRLRGRLNRIHSRGLFTDIEGAIRTATADWSQKPAEGERHLILLTDGLTDVSKNPEDSAASRQRILTEQIERLKGMSAKVHAIGLSDQIDEQLMRLLAVQTGGWMEKAETADALQRLFLRVLEQSAPPTTVPIKGNRFEIDNQVRELTVLAFRPEGGQSQLTTPDGERIRADQLLPGVRWRAEAGYDLITIANPKPGQWRIRGVEDPDNRVVIITDLDIETGPLPSAIAQGEGPRAETWLTDHKQPIQRLDLLQVVQAKVQLSPDPAQQQPGATPGQSSTPDTTAAATPAAPPPASEQPLPLDAASARFAADLRTAGLAPGVYRLDFVIDGGTFQRQISRHLKIRGAPLQASYESQLPTDTQPQAAILVKLSADPDAVEPASLFGYLIARGPEGFNEVIEIPKDKRFPLTVKIPIQQPGDYQISGQFIGRALAGEPIQIQPEAGNLHLDFKAPKTTKAGVQGSAEPFSWLWFFVYLLAGNALLGSALGLTWWLMGRARKVHVGSAMV; this is translated from the coding sequence GTGCTGATTGATGTCTCGGGGAGCATGCGTCAGACCGATCCACGCAACCTGCGCGCCCCGGCCGTGCAGCTCTTCAATGAGCTGATCCCGGCAGGGGCTATTGCAGGGGTCTGGCTGTTTGCCGAACAGACCGAGGTCTTGGCCCCCCCTGGGGCAGTTGACGATGAGTGGCGTAAACGGCTGCGCGGTCGTTTAAATCGCATCCATTCGCGAGGCCTGTTTACTGATATCGAGGGTGCCATCCGTACCGCCACCGCCGACTGGTCGCAAAAACCGGCAGAGGGCGAGCGTCACCTGATCCTGCTCACCGATGGTCTGACCGATGTCTCTAAAAACCCCGAGGACAGTGCCGCCTCGCGCCAGCGCATCCTGACGGAACAGATCGAGCGGCTCAAGGGTATGAGCGCCAAGGTCCATGCCATCGGTCTATCGGACCAGATCGATGAGCAGCTCATGCGCCTGCTCGCCGTCCAGACCGGCGGCTGGATGGAAAAGGCCGAGACCGCCGATGCCCTACAGCGCCTGTTCTTGCGTGTGCTCGAACAAAGCGCCCCGCCGACCACGGTCCCGATCAAGGGCAATCGCTTCGAGATCGATAACCAGGTGCGCGAGCTGACGGTCCTAGCCTTTCGCCCCGAAGGTGGCCAGAGCCAATTGACAACCCCAGATGGCGAGCGCATCCGCGCCGATCAGCTCTTGCCGGGGGTGAGATGGCGCGCCGAGGCCGGCTATGACCTCATCACCATCGCCAACCCCAAGCCCGGTCAGTGGCGCATCCGCGGGGTCGAGGACCCGGACAACCGCGTAGTCATCATCACCGACCTCGACATCGAGACCGGGCCTCTGCCCAGCGCCATCGCCCAGGGCGAGGGCCCCCGGGCCGAGACCTGGCTGACTGACCACAAACAGCCCATCCAACGGCTTGACCTGTTACAGGTCGTCCAGGCCAAGGTTCAGCTCAGCCCTGACCCTGCCCAACAGCAACCCGGGGCGACACCTGGCCAATCCTCGACCCCAGATACAACCGCCGCAGCGACCCCAGCGGCCCCGCCGCCGGCATCCGAGCAACCCTTGCCCCTGGATGCAGCCAGCGCCCGTTTTGCCGCCGATCTTCGGACAGCGGGCCTGGCACCAGGGGTCTATCGTCTCGATTTCGTCATCGACGGCGGGACCTTCCAGCGCCAGATCAGCCGGCATCTCAAGATCCGGGGTGCACCCCTCCAGGCCAGCTATGAGTCGCAATTGCCGACCGATACCCAGCCCCAGGCCGCGATCCTGGTCAAACTCAGCGCCGACCCCGACGCCGTCGAGCCGGCAAGCCTCTTCGGCTATCTCATCGCCCGCGGGCCCGAGGGCTTCAACGAGGTCATCGAGATCCCCAAGGACAAGCGCTTTCCACTGACCGTCAAGATCCCCATCCAGCAGCCGGGGGACTATCAGATCAGTGGCCAGTTCATAGGGCGCGCCCTCGCCGGGGAACCCATCCAGATCCAGCCTGAGGCGGGCAACCTGCACCTCGACTTCAAAGCCCCCAAGACGACCAAGGCCGGCGTCCAGGGCAGTGCAGAACCCTTTTCCTGGCTGTGGTTCTTCGTCTATCTGCTGGCAGGCAACGCCTTGCTGGGCAGCGCTCTGGGACTCACCTGGTGGCTGATGGGCCGCGCACGCAAGGTGCATGTGGGTTCGGCTATGGTTTAA
- a CDS encoding sensor histidine kinase, giving the protein MDKLDFSTILASSIHDIKNSLGLILTNLEDLLGNPANHIADPRQASLLQHEARRANANLNQLLIFYKLGQDQLCVNITANPLDEFLEEIIAENRSVCQALGLRIDHQCDTELMGFFDIELVRGVLEGAIGNARRYARTQIQLNAELMEGFLVIRVEDDGVGFPPSMLAQTDYRPQTLSSIVGTPGHTQLGLYFAAHLAQLHRQGDKCGSIRLVNGHLLPGGCFELWLP; this is encoded by the coding sequence ATGGATAAACTCGATTTTTCGACAATCCTCGCCTCATCGATCCACGACATCAAAAACTCGCTCGGGCTGATCCTGACGAATCTCGAAGATCTGCTGGGCAACCCTGCCAACCATATCGCGGACCCACGTCAGGCCAGCCTGTTGCAGCACGAGGCCCGCCGGGCCAATGCCAACCTCAATCAGCTCCTGATATTCTACAAGCTGGGCCAGGACCAACTCTGCGTCAACATCACGGCCAATCCTCTAGACGAGTTCCTAGAAGAGATCATCGCTGAGAATCGTTCGGTCTGTCAGGCCTTGGGGCTTCGGATTGACCATCAATGCGATACCGAGCTGATGGGCTTTTTTGATATAGAGTTGGTGCGCGGGGTGTTGGAGGGCGCCATCGGCAATGCCCGGCGTTATGCCCGCACGCAGATCCAGCTCAATGCCGAGTTGATGGAAGGTTTCCTAGTGATCCGGGTCGAGGACGACGGTGTCGGCTTTCCCCCCAGCATGCTTGCTCAAACCGATTATCGGCCTCAGACCCTTTCTTCGATTGTAGGCACTCCTGGACATACCCAATTGGGACTCTATTTCGCCGCGCACCTCGCCCAGTTACACCGTCAGGGGGACAAGTGCGGATCGATCCGCCTCGTCAATGGTCATCTCCTGCCTGGGGGGTGTTTCGAGCTGTGGCTGCCCTGA
- a CDS encoding tetratricopeptide repeat-containing response regulator, with protein sequence MADLFAAKHFLIVDDFADMRTALKRILNSLGAIHIDQARNGSEAIAKMQARHYDVVLCDYNLGTGKDGQQILEEARVRQLLGVDSIFIMITAENTREMVMGAVEYAPDSYLSKPFTKEFLQTRLTKLFERKAHLYKVNQALLAKDPAGAIRELDTLIADHPSNLSELLKLKSEICIESNRLDEAQSVLEQVLAIREMPWARLGLGKIQFMRKQFTQAAETFSQIIEQERSFVAAYDWLAKTQMAQRQYAEAEETLKLAARLSPRNIRRQGLIGDIALTNNHPETAELAYEQAVGLAKYSVFNHPALFAGLAKSKAAAGKREEALKVAEQIPKVFPDHPEAALYQATATVFVKAKAGDQAGAQAALAQAEQELARLNEGARLSQHALELAKAYAELGQEDKAAALLRQVIANNHDDEDILTQIIHLCQESKLNYDAESAIREVQGDVVRTNNEGVRLIKQGEFDAAIKLLSHAAEEMPGNKTINLNAAKALLMYMERRGITNDLIAQVHHYINRVQTLAPDDWRLGDVRHRLRKLTQT encoded by the coding sequence ATGGCGGATCTGTTTGCGGCCAAGCACTTTTTGATCGTCGATGACTTTGCCGATATGCGCACAGCGCTCAAGCGTATCCTCAATTCGCTCGGCGCTATACACATCGACCAGGCGCGCAACGGCAGCGAGGCCATCGCCAAGATGCAGGCCCGTCACTACGACGTGGTCTTGTGTGACTACAATCTCGGGACCGGCAAGGATGGTCAGCAAATCCTAGAAGAGGCGCGGGTTCGGCAACTGCTTGGGGTCGATAGCATCTTCATCATGATCACCGCCGAAAATACCCGCGAGATGGTCATGGGCGCGGTGGAATATGCCCCCGATAGCTATCTGTCCAAGCCCTTCACCAAAGAGTTTTTGCAAACGCGCCTGACCAAGCTCTTTGAGCGCAAGGCGCATCTGTACAAGGTCAATCAGGCCCTCCTCGCCAAAGACCCAGCAGGGGCTATCCGCGAACTCGATACCCTGATCGCCGACCACCCCTCCAACCTCAGCGAACTCTTAAAGCTCAAGAGCGAGATCTGTATCGAGTCCAATCGCCTCGATGAGGCCCAGAGTGTGCTCGAACAGGTACTGGCCATCCGTGAGATGCCCTGGGCACGGCTTGGGCTCGGCAAGATCCAGTTCATGCGCAAACAATTCACCCAGGCCGCCGAGACCTTCAGCCAGATCATCGAACAGGAACGCAGCTTCGTCGCCGCCTATGACTGGCTGGCCAAGACCCAGATGGCCCAGCGCCAATATGCCGAGGCCGAGGAGACCTTGAAACTCGCCGCGCGTCTGTCACCGCGCAATATCCGCCGACAAGGTCTCATAGGCGACATCGCCCTCACCAACAATCATCCCGAGACCGCCGAGCTCGCCTATGAGCAGGCGGTTGGTCTTGCCAAATACTCAGTCTTCAATCATCCGGCCCTCTTTGCCGGCCTGGCCAAAAGCAAGGCAGCCGCTGGCAAGCGCGAAGAGGCGCTCAAGGTGGCCGAGCAGATCCCCAAGGTCTTTCCCGATCACCCGGAGGCCGCGCTATATCAGGCAACTGCCACTGTTTTCGTCAAGGCCAAGGCGGGTGATCAGGCCGGCGCCCAGGCCGCACTCGCCCAGGCCGAGCAGGAACTGGCTAGACTGAACGAAGGCGCGCGTCTATCCCAGCATGCGCTGGAGCTGGCCAAGGCCTATGCCGAGCTCGGACAGGAAGACAAGGCGGCGGCCTTGCTGCGCCAGGTGATCGCCAATAACCACGACGATGAAGATATCCTGACCCAGATCATCCATCTCTGTCAGGAATCAAAGTTGAACTATGACGCCGAGTCCGCAATCCGCGAGGTCCAAGGCGATGTGGTGCGCACCAACAACGAAGGGGTGCGGCTCATCAAGCAGGGCGAGTTCGATGCAGCGATCAAGCTCCTCAGCCATGCCGCCGAAGAGATGCCCGGTAACAAGACCATCAACCTCAATGCTGCCAAGGCGCTTTTGATGTATATGGAACGCCGCGGGATCACCAATGACCTGATCGCTCAGGTCCATCACTATATCAACCGCGTCCAGACACTGGCTCCAGACGACTGGCGGCTCGGGGATGTCCGCCATAGACTCCGCAAACTCACCCAGACTTAA